From the Clupea harengus chromosome 15, Ch_v2.0.2, whole genome shotgun sequence genome, one window contains:
- the LOC105909495 gene encoding syntaxin-11-like produces MRREIAALGLDVERLRKQSSRCAKTVRRLSVIQRSSNAIGGDVKTRAEALYRRLTAYDQRRQDLEAQHGPAAAVVRIARSQHAAVGHALHQAMADYHAAEDEQRECCHQRFQRQAEILGRNVSSEEVDQMVQEGGWGAFSKELNPEGITARCAFKHIKDRHRDLIDLEARLRDVHELFLLMAVMVDEQGVMLNNIEANVVATDDYLEKVNESFKVAIRYRQRNPCFKMWCGCFPCYKQDAG; encoded by the exons ATGCGGCGGGAGATCGCGGCGCTCGGCCTGGACGTGGAGCGACTCCGCAAGCAGTCCTCCCGCTGCGCCAAGACGGTCCGGCGCCTCAGCGTCATCCAGCGCAGCTCCAACGCCATCGGGGGCGACGTGAAGACCCGCGCCGAGGCCCTCTACCGCCGCCTCACCGCCTACGACCAGCGCCGCCAGGACCTGGAGGCCCAGCACGGGCCCGCCGCCGCCGTGGTCCGCATCGCCCGCTCCCAGCACGCCGCCGTGGGCCACGCGCTGCACCAGGCCATGGCCGACTACCACGCCGCCGAGGACGAGCAGCGCGAGTGTTGTCACCAGCGCTTCCAGCGGCAGGCCGAGATCCTGGGGCGCAACGTCTCCAGCGAGGAGGTGGACCAGAtg GTGCAGGAGGGCGGCTGGGGCGCCTTCAGCAAGGAGCTGAACCCCGAGGGCATCACGGCCCGCTGCGCCTTCAAGCACATCAAGGACCGCCACCGGGACCTGATCGACCTGGAGGCGCGGCTCAGGGACGTGCACGAGCTCTTCCTGCTGATGGCCGTCATGGTGGACGAGCAGGGCGTCATGCTCAACAACATCGAGGCCAACGTGGTCGCCACCGACGACTACCTGGAGAAGGTCAACGAGAGCTTCAAGGTGGCCATCCGGTACCGCCAGAGGAACCCCTGCTTCAAGATGTGGTGCGGCTGTTTCCCCTGCTACAAACAA GACGCCggatga